GCGGACCGGTCGGGGTGACTTCGCCGGTGGGGGTCGGGGACCGGCGGGGGCGCGGGTCGGCGCGAAGGGCGTAGGGGCCGTCCCACCCGCGCGGTGGTGCGTTCGGTCACAGCCCTTTCGGTCACAGCCCTTTCAGGAGGATCTCGCGGAGGGTCTCCCACTGGTCCGGGTCGGTGGCGACGAGGAGGCCGTTGGTGCCGCCGGGGGGTTCGGGGCGGTAGGGGGTGCCGTCGAAGCGGGCGCTGCGGCCGCCGGCTTCGGTGACGAGGAGGGAGCCGGGGGCGTGGTCCCAAGGGAGGGTGCGCCAGTAGAGGACGAAGTCGTGGGCGCCGGTGGCGATCAGGGGGTACTCGATGCCGGCGGCGCCGCGGCCGGGGTCGAGGGGGCCGAGGGCGAGCGTGTTGGCGAGCAGGCGGTGGCCGGTGGGCGGGGCGAAGTAGCGGGTCTTGAGGATGCCGGTCCACTTCTCGGGGGCGGTGGTGGCCTTGGGGAGGGTGAGCCGTCGGCCGTCGCACCAGGCGCCGGAGCCGAGTTCGGCGGTGTACGCGGTGCGGGTGCAGGGCTGCCAGATCCAGGAGGCGACCGTCTCGCCCTGGCGGACCAGGGAGGCCATCACCGCGTACGCGGGCCGTCCGGCGACGAAGTTGCGGGTGCCGTCGACCGGGTCGACCAGCCAGGCGGCGGGCTCGGTGGACAGGGCGCGGGCCAGGTCGGGGTCGGCGGCGACGGCCTCCTCGCCGACGACCGGGACGGGGAGCAGTTCGCGCAGGCGGCGGGCGATGATCCGTTCGGCCTCCCGGTCGGCGACGGTGACGATCTCGCCGGGGGCCTTCTCCATCACCTCGCCGTCGTTCAGCGCCCGGAACCTCGGTTCGACCGCCTCCGCCGATGCCTCGACGAGGATCTCGGTGACCTTCTCCATCAACACGCCCGTGCTCCCTTCACCGACCCCACTCTCCCACGCCGGGGCGGTACGGACGGTGCGCAGGTGGCGGGTGGGGCGGGCGTCGGCGGCCGGGGGCGGTTCAGTCCTCGGTGAGGCAGTCGTACTCGGCGCGCACCCGGCGGTCCATGGCGAGCGCGAACTGGGCGTCGTTGACGGCCCGGGCGAGCGGGCGGACGCGCTGGATCTGCTCGGTGAGCCGGGCCGCCTCGGCGGGGGTGAGGTCCTGGACCCGGGTGAGCGCGCCGAGCAGCCGGTCGCGGATCAGGGCGACGAAGATGTCGGCCATCGCGTCCGCGTACTCGCTGGCCCGGCGGCTGACGTCCAGGACGGCGGCCAGCGGCACGCCCTCGTCGACCAGGGCGACGGTGGCGTCCATCAGGCGCCGGCTGACGTGGGTGATGCCGTCGGGGTGGACGGTGATGTAGCCCTGGGCGATGGACTCGGCGGTGTTCGCCTCGGTGAGCTGGTCGCCGAACGCGGCGCGCAGCTCGTCCCAGTCGAGGTGGACGGGCGTCTCGTCGGACCAGGGGGCGACCAGCGCGGCCTGGAGCCCGATCAGTTCGGCGACGTCCCGGCCGTCCTCGCCGGCGCCGATCAGTTCGGCGATGCCGCCCAGGGCGTGTCCGCGGTCGAGGAGTTCGGCGATCAGGCGCAGCCGGGCCAGGTGCTCCGCGCCGTACCAGGCGATCCGGCCCTCCTTGCGGGGCGGCTGGAGCAGGCGGCGCTCGCGGTAGAAGCGGACGGTGCGCACGCTGACGCCGGCCGCCTCGGCCAGTTCGGCGACGCGGTAGGCGCGGGGGCGCTCGTGGTCCTGTTCGGTCTCCGCCACGCCGGTCAGCATAGGGCCGTCGGACGGCGCGGAAACAGTCGCGTCCCGCGCTATTCCACTCGGTGTCAACAAGGGCTACTCTGCCAAACGCGCCAGTGATTACTGGCAGCGTCGGCGGGCCCACCCGAAGCACGCGCACCACCCCCGGGACCCGCCCGCAGCACCGCCGGCCACCCGCACCCCCACCCTCGCCAGGAGGCCCGCCCATGGCACCCCGCAGCAAGAAGCCCACCGCACCCGCGCCCGACCGCCCGGACGGCACCGGGCCCGCGCCGCACGTCCGGGTCGCCGTCATCGGCTCCGGCTTCGGCGGCCTCGGCGCCGGCGTCCGGCTGCGCCGGGCCGGCATCACCGACTTCGTCATCCTGGAGCGCGCGGACTCCGTCGGCGGCACCTGGCGCGACAACTCCTACCCGGGCTGTGCCTGCGACGTCCCCTCGCACCTGTACTCGTTCTCGTTCGCGCCCAACCCCGAGTGGCCCCGGGTCTTCTCCGGCCAGCCCGACATCCGCGCCTACCTGGAGCGGGTCGCCGACACCTTCGGACTCCGCCCGCACCTGCGCTTCGGCGCCGAGGTCACCGAACTGCGCTGGGACGAGGAGCACACCCGCTGGCAGGTCACCACCGCCGTCGGGAACTGGACCGCCGACGCCGTGGTCTCCGCGGCCGGACCGCTCGCCGACCCGCAGATCCCCGACCTGCCCGGCCTGGACACCTTCCCCGGCAAGGTCTTCCACTCCTCCCGCTGGGACCACGACTACGACCTCGCCGGCCAGCGCGTCGCCGTGGTCGGCACCGGCGCCTCCGCCGCCCAGATCATCCCCGCCATCCAGCCCGCCGTCGGTCGCCTGACGGTCTTCCAGCGCACCCCCGCCTGGGTCCTGCCGCGCGCCGACCGCGAGGTCAGCGGCCTGGAGAAGTGGCTGCACGCCAAGCTCCCGCCGACCGGACTGCTGCGCCGCGCCGGGCTGTTCGCGATGCGCGAGCTCCAGGTCGATGCGTTCGTCCGCCGCCCGCAGCTGCTCAAGCTCGTCCAGCAGGTCGCCCTGCGGCACCTGCGCAAGGCCGTCGCCGACCCGGCCCTGCGCGCCACCCTCACCCCCGACTACCGGATCGGCTGCAAGCGCATCCTGCTCAGCAACACCTACTACCCGGCGCTCGCCGCCCCCAACACCGAGGTGGTCCGCGGCGGCCTGCGCGAACTGCGCGGCTCCACCCTGGTCGGCGCGGACGGCAGCGAGCACGAGGTCGACGCGATCGTGTTCGGCACCGGCTTCCACGTCACCGACCTGCCGATCGCCGAACGGGTCTTCGGCACCGGCGGCACCGCGCTCGCCGAAGCCTGGAAGGACGGCATGGAGGCGCTGCGCGGCTCCACCGTGCGCGGCTTCCCCAACCTGTTCTTCCTGATCGGCC
This is a stretch of genomic DNA from Kitasatospora fiedleri. It encodes these proteins:
- a CDS encoding inositol monophosphatase family protein, whose product is MEKVTEILVEASAEAVEPRFRALNDGEVMEKAPGEIVTVADREAERIIARRLRELLPVPVVGEEAVAADPDLARALSTEPAAWLVDPVDGTRNFVAGRPAYAVMASLVRQGETVASWIWQPCTRTAYTAELGSGAWCDGRRLTLPKATTAPEKWTGILKTRYFAPPTGHRLLANTLALGPLDPGRGAAGIEYPLIATGAHDFVLYWRTLPWDHAPGSLLVTEAGGRSARFDGTPYRPEPPGGTNGLLVATDPDQWETLREILLKGL
- a CDS encoding MerR family transcriptional regulator, yielding MAETEQDHERPRAYRVAELAEAAGVSVRTVRFYRERRLLQPPRKEGRIAWYGAEHLARLRLIAELLDRGHALGGIAELIGAGEDGRDVAELIGLQAALVAPWSDETPVHLDWDELRAAFGDQLTEANTAESIAQGYITVHPDGITHVSRRLMDATVALVDEGVPLAAVLDVSRRASEYADAMADIFVALIRDRLLGALTRVQDLTPAEAARLTEQIQRVRPLARAVNDAQFALAMDRRVRAEYDCLTED
- a CDS encoding flavin-containing monooxygenase, whose protein sequence is MAPRSKKPTAPAPDRPDGTGPAPHVRVAVIGSGFGGLGAGVRLRRAGITDFVILERADSVGGTWRDNSYPGCACDVPSHLYSFSFAPNPEWPRVFSGQPDIRAYLERVADTFGLRPHLRFGAEVTELRWDEEHTRWQVTTAVGNWTADAVVSAAGPLADPQIPDLPGLDTFPGKVFHSSRWDHDYDLAGQRVAVVGTGASAAQIIPAIQPAVGRLTVFQRTPAWVLPRADREVSGLEKWLHAKLPPTGLLRRAGLFAMRELQVDAFVRRPQLLKLVQQVALRHLRKAVADPALRATLTPDYRIGCKRILLSNTYYPALAAPNTEVVRGGLRELRGSTLVGADGSEHEVDAIVFGTGFHVTDLPIAERVFGTGGTALAEAWKDGMEALRGSTVRGFPNLFFLIGPNTGLGNNSMILMIESQLNYLIDALTTLDSVGATAMQPTERAQRRWNLELQHKMGRTVWTTGGCRSWYLDEGGKNTVLWPASTSAFRRATRHVDLAEYELVKRTAPQAAPEAEAVSA